In Cellvibrio polysaccharolyticus, a genomic segment contains:
- the nudE gene encoding ADP compounds hydrolase NudE, giving the protein MPVKPEILKRKTVARSRLFRADELHLRFANGEERIYEKLCTGGPGAVLVVPLLDKDTLLLVREYAAGIEDYHLAFPKGAIDQGETLMDAANRELKEEIGYGARELVFLKKVHLSPAYMEHGINIVLARDLYPERLEGDEPEPIEVESWPLADVSGLLQRDDVCEGRTLAALLLAQEWLKHHG; this is encoded by the coding sequence ATGCCGGTTAAACCGGAGATATTAAAGCGTAAGACCGTAGCGCGCAGCCGTCTGTTCCGGGCCGACGAATTGCATTTGCGCTTTGCCAATGGCGAAGAGCGTATCTACGAAAAACTCTGTACCGGTGGGCCTGGCGCGGTGCTGGTCGTGCCTTTGCTGGACAAAGACACGCTGTTGCTGGTGCGCGAATACGCCGCCGGCATTGAAGATTATCACCTTGCTTTTCCCAAGGGCGCGATAGACCAGGGCGAAACCCTGATGGATGCCGCCAACCGGGAATTGAAAGAAGAAATCGGCTACGGCGCCCGCGAGCTGGTATTCCTGAAAAAAGTCCACCTGTCACCGGCTTACATGGAACACGGCATCAACATCGTGCTGGCAAGGGATCTCTACCCGGAGCGGTTGGAAGGCGATGAGCCGGAACCGATCGAGGTGGAATCCTGGCCGCTGGCAGATGTGAGCGGGCTGTTACAGCGCGACGATGTCTGTGAAGGCCGCACCCTTGCCGCGTTGTTATTAGCGCAGGAGTGGTTGAAGCATCATGGCTGA
- a CDS encoding alpha/beta fold hydrolase yields the protein MNIIQRNHVQQLLPADPDAPVMVYAHGFGCNQEMWGLLTPAFSGLYRQVLFDYVGSGRSDASAFEATRYRSLDGYAQDLLEVCDILDLTREVIFVGHSVSCSIGILAAIQRPELFSRLILIGPSPCFLNDPPAYHGGFQRSDLEALLELMAHNHLGWAHYFAPLVSGMGSDGQITTQLSDSFCSTDPLMARLFAEATFFSDIRNELTRCPTPSLILQHSRDALVPTTVADYLHMMLHDSTLEVLDVNGHCAHMSHPELVAAAMRRYLHHVLP from the coding sequence GTGAATATTATCCAGCGCAATCATGTGCAGCAATTACTACCCGCAGATCCAGACGCCCCTGTAATGGTGTACGCGCACGGTTTCGGCTGTAACCAGGAGATGTGGGGCCTGCTGACTCCCGCATTTTCCGGCCTTTACCGGCAAGTGCTGTTCGATTACGTAGGCAGTGGCCGCTCAGACGCCAGCGCCTTCGAGGCCACTCGTTACCGCTCACTCGACGGCTACGCCCAGGATCTGCTCGAGGTTTGCGATATCCTCGACCTTACTCGGGAGGTGATCTTCGTCGGCCACTCGGTCAGTTGCAGCATCGGCATCCTCGCCGCCATACAGCGCCCGGAGCTATTCTCGCGCCTGATACTGATTGGCCCGTCACCTTGCTTTCTCAATGATCCACCTGCTTACCATGGCGGTTTTCAACGCAGTGATCTGGAAGCGCTGCTGGAACTGATGGCGCATAACCATCTTGGCTGGGCGCATTATTTTGCGCCACTGGTATCGGGCATGGGGTCAGATGGGCAAATCACCACGCAACTGTCCGACAGTTTCTGCTCAACCGATCCCTTGATGGCAAGGCTGTTCGCCGAAGCCACCTTCTTCTCCGACATCCGTAACGAATTGACGCGTTGTCCGACGCCCAGCCTGATCCTGCAGCACAGCCGCGATGCCCTGGTGCCGACCACGGTGGCCGACTACCTGCACATGATGCTGCATGACAGTACCCTGGAAGTACTCGACGTCAATGGCCACTGCGCGCACATGAGCCACCCCGAGCTGGTCGCAGCCGCCATGCGAAGATACCTGCATCATGTTCTACCTTGA
- a CDS encoding 3-phosphoshikimate 1-carboxyvinyltransferase — MTLNTLTITPPNKALVGKVQPPGSKSITNRVLLLAGLAKGISRLTGALKSDDTRYMAEALRAMGVQVDEPDDTTFVVHGQGKLQAPAQPLFLGNAGTATRFLTAAVAFVDGTVVVDGDEHMRKRPIQPLVKALHQLGVDADAPTACPPVTVNGGKGFTAYKVTIDAGLSSQYVSALQMAAACADQPVDIVLAGEDIGARGYIDLTIAAMEAFGAQVERVSPSVWRVLPTGYKATDFLIEPDASAATYLWAAEVLTGGRIDLGVPTEQFSQPDARAYDVISQFPNLPAVIDGSQMQDAIPTIAVLAAFNNTPVRFVGIANLRVKECDRTHALALGLNAIKPGLAVEEGDDLVVHADPSLAGTTVSCSIDTFADHRMAMSFALAGLKIAGIAIENPLCVGKTYPGYWKALASLGVTFTEQ; from the coding sequence ATGACACTCAACACCCTGACCATCACCCCGCCCAACAAAGCTCTGGTTGGCAAGGTTCAGCCGCCGGGCTCCAAATCCATCACCAACCGTGTGCTGCTGCTGGCCGGTCTCGCCAAAGGCATCAGCCGTTTGACCGGCGCCCTGAAAAGTGACGACACCCGCTATATGGCCGAAGCGCTGCGGGCGATGGGCGTGCAGGTGGATGAGCCGGACGATACAACCTTTGTGGTGCATGGTCAGGGCAAGCTGCAAGCACCGGCGCAGCCTTTGTTTCTCGGCAATGCCGGTACGGCAACCCGCTTTCTGACCGCAGCGGTCGCCTTTGTTGATGGCACCGTGGTGGTGGATGGCGACGAACATATGCGCAAGCGCCCGATTCAGCCGCTGGTAAAAGCACTGCACCAACTGGGTGTGGATGCCGATGCACCCACCGCTTGCCCGCCCGTTACCGTGAACGGCGGTAAAGGGTTTACAGCTTATAAAGTGACCATTGATGCCGGCCTGTCGAGTCAGTATGTGTCTGCCTTGCAGATGGCCGCTGCCTGTGCCGATCAGCCGGTGGATATCGTGCTGGCCGGTGAAGATATTGGCGCGCGTGGTTACATTGATCTCACCATTGCTGCCATGGAAGCTTTCGGTGCGCAGGTTGAGCGGGTCAGCCCGTCGGTATGGCGCGTGTTGCCAACCGGCTACAAAGCCACCGATTTCCTGATTGAGCCGGATGCCTCGGCTGCTACCTATTTATGGGCGGCTGAAGTACTGACTGGTGGCCGTATTGATCTGGGCGTGCCTACCGAGCAGTTTTCCCAGCCCGATGCCCGCGCTTACGATGTGATTTCCCAATTCCCCAATTTGCCGGCGGTGATTGACGGTTCGCAAATGCAGGATGCTATCCCCACCATCGCGGTGCTGGCTGCCTTTAACAACACGCCGGTGCGCTTTGTCGGTATTGCCAACTTGCGCGTAAAAGAGTGCGACCGTACCCACGCCTTGGCGCTGGGTTTGAATGCCATCAAACCTGGGCTTGCGGTGGAAGAAGGTGATGATCTGGTGGTGCACGCTGATCCGTCACTGGCCGGTACAACTGTGTCATGTTCTATCGACACTTTTGCTGACCACCGCATGGCGATGAGCTTTGCGCTAGCCGGTTTGAAAATCGCCGGTATCGCTATCGAAAACCCGCTGTGTGTTGGCAAAACCTATCCCGGTTACTGGAAAGCACTGGCGTCATTGGGTGTGACTTTTACCGAGCAATAA
- a CDS encoding phospholipid carrier-dependent glycosyltransferase — MALLTYGVNYGYPNSLFWDENYHIASAQKHIDGVMYMEPHPPLGKMLMALGETVFNSNDGLNKAAFNNTDYITGNDIPAGFSFYGFRFASVIMMAFAVLFMYGILHRIIGHRFIAAAFSTLVIFDNALVVHSRSAMLEGIQLFFILASLYYFTRVTTSGKPIRLGHYAWLGVLIGLTIAVKVNGAILLLLMVMLFGVDQWHNIKSWNLVALLKRLVQTVPSGTLPVVGVFLAVFYFHIGFGSEIVNNRTYKASPEYLELIRKGETFSLTAFRTGMKDHWRYMSEYADGVPRLDVCKPGENGSHVTGWPLSAKTISYRWGKDTYDGVVKTNYTYLIGNPIVWFSALAGIVLSLGLIISRFVYGNPEKDRSLFLWICGFTSLYVIYMLTMLQIERVMYLYHYLIPLIFAVINLSLVFSYIYRDEILQNNKHTLINAGAFAVLVFAVFAFFSPFTYSIPISADQFEMREWFKFWRLEVVR; from the coding sequence ATGGCCTTATTGACCTACGGCGTTAATTACGGCTACCCCAATTCCCTGTTCTGGGACGAGAACTATCACATCGCCTCGGCACAAAAACATATTGACGGCGTGATGTACATGGAGCCGCACCCACCGCTGGGCAAAATGTTGATGGCGCTCGGTGAAACGGTTTTCAACTCCAACGATGGTCTGAATAAAGCTGCCTTCAATAACACCGATTACATTACCGGTAACGACATTCCGGCGGGCTTCAGTTTTTACGGGTTCCGCTTTGCCTCGGTGATTATGATGGCCTTCGCGGTGCTGTTTATGTACGGCATTTTGCACCGCATTATCGGCCACCGTTTTATTGCAGCGGCGTTCAGCACCCTGGTAATTTTTGATAATGCGCTGGTGGTACATTCGCGCTCGGCAATGCTGGAAGGCATCCAGTTATTTTTTATTCTCGCATCGCTCTACTATTTCACACGGGTAACAACCTCCGGCAAACCGATACGGTTAGGCCATTACGCCTGGCTGGGGGTTTTGATTGGTTTGACTATCGCCGTAAAAGTGAACGGTGCCATTTTATTATTATTGATGGTGATGCTGTTCGGTGTCGATCAATGGCACAACATTAAAAGCTGGAACCTTGTCGCGCTGCTTAAACGGCTGGTGCAAACCGTACCTAGCGGCACCCTGCCGGTGGTTGGTGTTTTTCTTGCGGTGTTTTATTTTCATATCGGTTTTGGTTCGGAAATTGTTAACAACCGTACTTACAAAGCCTCGCCGGAATATCTGGAGTTGATCCGTAAAGGTGAAACCTTTTCCTTAACCGCGTTCCGTACCGGCATGAAAGACCACTGGCGCTACATGTCGGAATACGCCGATGGCGTACCGCGGCTGGACGTGTGCAAACCGGGTGAAAACGGCAGCCACGTAACCGGCTGGCCATTAAGTGCCAAAACCATCAGCTACCGCTGGGGCAAAGACACTTATGACGGCGTGGTAAAAACCAATTACACCTATTTGATTGGCAACCCGATTGTATGGTTCTCGGCACTGGCGGGCATTGTGTTATCGCTCGGGCTTATCATCAGCCGCTTTGTTTACGGCAACCCGGAAAAAGACCGCTCACTGTTTTTATGGATTTGCGGGTTTACATCGCTCTATGTGATTTACATGCTCACCATGCTGCAAATTGAACGGGTGATGTATCTGTACCATTACCTGATACCACTGATCTTTGCCGTGATTAATCTTTCGCTGGTTTTCAGTTATATATATCGCGATGAAATTTTGCAAAACAACAAACACACGCTGATCAATGCCGGCGCTTTTGCAGTGCTGGTGTTCGCGGTATTTGCGTTCTTTTCACCGTTCACTTACAGCATTCCGATCAGTGCCGATCAATTTGAAATGCGCGAATGGTTCAAGTTCTGGCGACTGGAAGTGGTGAGATAA
- the pbpC gene encoding penicillin-binding protein 1C codes for MLNTKRRRQHTGLLAIALAIGAALAWLQWWPLPVSLQQQPYASMLLSRDGQLLGARIAADQQWRFAPPQQVPERYRQALLLFEDRRFYQHPGIDPFAIARATWRNLSHRRVTSGGSTLTMQLARLLRQQDYLLQQDAQPPRSFASKGIEAWRALQLEWRFSKDELLVHYAAHAPFGGNIVGLQAASWRYFGRAPEHLSWAEAALLAVLPNSPGLIHPGRQRDRLQQKRDRLLTRLQQAGYFGERDLQLALLEPLPERPQALPAVANHLLDTLSSRAPDEAVYHSTIDAVLQNRVAAIAGRHGRLLANEGVHNLAILVLDHRTMEARAYIGNQAWQQRAAYSPGVDIIQRPRSTGSLLKPFLYGLMLQEGELTPTRLIPDIPSRFGSYSPQNYHRDYRGAVPAHQALAWSLNIPAVRLLQEYGIGRFQHQLQALGMTTLFRPADDYGLTLVLGGAEGTLWEMTAMYARLTAAARDGSGREQPLQPRLLVGETGPQKLPVLGQGAAWLTLQAMIEVVRPGADALWRDFSGSQTIAWKTGTSFGLRDAWAIGSNSRYTVGVWAGNAGGEPAPLLSGQSTAAPILFDIFDVLGPSAWFARPDHALKTIRVCRDDGYLAGGQCEAINMSIPVESHFQTVTPYHRRVHLDVSGQYRVHSRCEAVASMQAADWFVLPPAQEFFRKQYRSDYKPLPPWRKDCLADSSELDNDQPMELLYPHEGSRLYIPVDIDGRRSRALLQAVHRRSDAVLFWHIDDRFLGETRLFHEQSVALEPGWHKLVLVDQQGYTLVRWFRVLGEGEPDS; via the coding sequence TTGCTGAACACTAAACGCAGGCGTCAACATACCGGGTTGCTGGCGATTGCCCTGGCGATCGGCGCGGCATTGGCGTGGTTGCAGTGGTGGCCGTTACCGGTTTCTCTGCAGCAACAGCCCTACGCCAGCATGCTGCTGTCCCGCGACGGCCAATTACTGGGCGCGCGCATTGCCGCCGACCAGCAATGGCGATTTGCGCCACCCCAACAGGTGCCGGAGCGCTACCGGCAAGCCTTGTTGCTATTTGAAGATCGCCGCTTTTATCAGCACCCCGGCATCGATCCTTTTGCCATTGCCCGTGCTACCTGGCGCAACCTGTCTCACCGCCGCGTAACCAGCGGCGGCAGCACCCTCACTATGCAGCTGGCGCGGTTGCTGCGGCAGCAGGATTACCTGTTACAACAGGATGCCCAGCCGCCGCGCTCCTTTGCCAGTAAAGGCATCGAAGCCTGGCGGGCGCTGCAACTGGAATGGCGATTCAGCAAAGATGAGCTGCTGGTGCATTACGCCGCTCATGCGCCTTTCGGGGGCAATATTGTCGGTTTGCAGGCGGCATCCTGGCGTTATTTCGGCCGCGCCCCCGAGCACTTGTCGTGGGCCGAGGCAGCATTGCTGGCGGTGTTACCCAACAGCCCCGGGCTGATTCATCCGGGCCGCCAGCGGGATCGCTTGCAGCAAAAGCGCGATCGTCTGCTAACCCGGTTGCAACAGGCAGGGTATTTCGGCGAACGCGATTTGCAACTGGCTTTGCTGGAGCCTTTGCCGGAGCGTCCGCAAGCCCTGCCTGCGGTTGCCAACCATCTGCTGGATACCCTGAGCAGTCGCGCCCCCGACGAGGCGGTTTATCACTCGACTATTGATGCCGTGCTGCAAAACAGAGTCGCCGCCATTGCCGGGCGGCATGGTCGCCTGCTCGCCAACGAAGGGGTGCATAATCTCGCCATTCTGGTGCTGGATCATCGCACCATGGAAGCCCGTGCGTATATTGGCAACCAGGCCTGGCAGCAACGTGCGGCGTATTCGCCGGGTGTGGATATTATCCAGCGGCCGCGTTCTACCGGCAGTTTGCTGAAACCTTTTCTGTACGGGTTGATGTTGCAGGAAGGCGAGCTGACCCCGACGCGGTTGATCCCGGATATTCCTTCCCGTTTCGGCAGCTACAGCCCGCAAAACTATCACCGCGATTATCGCGGCGCGGTGCCGGCCCATCAGGCACTTGCCTGGTCGCTGAATATTCCGGCGGTGCGCTTGTTACAGGAGTACGGCATTGGCCGTTTTCAGCATCAATTGCAGGCGTTGGGAATGACCACGCTGTTTCGCCCCGCCGATGACTACGGCCTGACACTGGTACTTGGCGGTGCCGAGGGCACGCTGTGGGAAATGACTGCTATGTACGCCCGGCTGACCGCCGCTGCGCGTGATGGCAGTGGTCGCGAGCAACCGCTGCAACCGCGTTTGCTGGTGGGTGAGACCGGGCCGCAAAAGTTGCCGGTGTTGGGGCAAGGTGCTGCCTGGCTCACCTTGCAGGCGATGATCGAAGTGGTTCGGCCGGGTGCCGATGCTTTATGGCGGGACTTTTCCGGCAGTCAGACCATCGCCTGGAAAACCGGCACCAGCTTCGGATTGCGTGATGCCTGGGCGATTGGCAGTAACAGCCGTTATACCGTGGGCGTATGGGCTGGCAATGCCGGTGGCGAACCAGCGCCATTGCTCAGCGGGCAGAGCACGGCGGCGCCGATTCTGTTTGATATTTTTGATGTGCTCGGGCCATCAGCCTGGTTTGCCCGCCCGGATCATGCCCTGAAAACCATCCGCGTATGTCGCGATGACGGCTATCTAGCCGGTGGGCAATGCGAAGCTATCAATATGTCGATCCCGGTAGAGAGCCATTTCCAAACAGTTACGCCTTACCATCGCCGCGTTCACCTCGATGTCAGCGGCCAATACCGGGTGCACAGCCGTTGCGAAGCCGTGGCCAGCATGCAAGCGGCAGACTGGTTTGTATTGCCCCCTGCGCAGGAATTTTTCCGCAAGCAATACCGCAGCGACTACAAACCGCTGCCGCCCTGGCGAAAGGACTGTCTTGCCGACAGCAGCGAGCTGGACAATGACCAGCCTATGGAGTTGTTGTATCCCCACGAGGGGAGTCGCCTTTATATTCCGGTGGATATCGACGGCCGCCGCTCGCGAGCGCTATTACAGGCGGTACACCGCCGCAGTGATGCGGTGCTTTTCTGGCATATTGATGACCGCTTTCTGGGTGAAACCCGGCTGTTCCACGAGCAAAGCGTGGCACTGGAACCGGGCTGGCATAAACTGGTGCTGGTCGATCAGCAAGGTTATACGCTGGTGCGCTGGTTTCGAGTGTTGGGGGAAGGGGAGCCTGATAGTTAA
- a CDS encoding DUF4153 domain-containing protein, with protein sequence MTVDAMQKKTGKSVLLLIALLQGLALLILHESRLLNFWPGNDFAWLTGLYALTAIGPVLLLLSLSGSNTKAVVSWIAGFSLLAGLAGFYTGSQILPGTDSSHAELHFSMTFSLAVAAFIALLLIQRHTRSAENLSDKLCTLSWRNALTLAWSLLFMLAVWSLLMLWAGLFRLIQVDFFHELFTARWFYYPILSMALGFGVVMFREHVHFIDTVIGLQQSMIRFLLVLLVVIALLFLVSLPFTGLGVLWETGRGSTLILWMQAFLLLFVNAVYREQDARPVYPVWLHWLVALGVLSLPVYSVIASYGLWLRVDQYGWSLARCTGALIWLLLTVFSVAYCLLLLRYRERYLQALAPVNQALAWVVLAAMLLINSPLLDFRKISADSQLARLQSGEQKLDEADFYYFRYSLEKPGYDALMTFKASLREDQADIAMRIDRLYSEGEFDPALKAVVSDAFFASLQQQPEAPLPEGLKAAIGDWLNIGVLRQTQFKGAFLHQMDVNGDGEDDYVLDARAKEDWRETAVFYRSGDSWQVQQYRFQQRDESAADDETGVVLLKPQWPLLKIGQRILQTDSNWPSELVAEPAEPTP encoded by the coding sequence ATGACGGTAGATGCGATGCAGAAAAAGACGGGCAAATCGGTTTTGCTGTTGATCGCTTTATTACAGGGGCTGGCGCTACTGATTTTGCATGAATCCCGATTGCTGAATTTCTGGCCGGGCAATGATTTCGCCTGGTTGACCGGCTTGTACGCATTGACGGCGATTGGCCCGGTGTTGTTGCTGTTGTCTTTGTCGGGCAGCAACACCAAAGCGGTGGTGAGCTGGATTGCCGGCTTTTCGCTGTTAGCGGGTTTAGCCGGTTTTTATACCGGCAGCCAGATTTTACCCGGCACCGACTCTTCGCACGCAGAGCTGCATTTTTCCATGACCTTTTCGCTGGCGGTGGCAGCATTTATTGCCTTGCTGTTGATTCAACGCCACACCCGAAGCGCAGAAAATCTTTCTGACAAACTCTGTACCTTGTCGTGGCGCAATGCGCTCACGCTGGCCTGGTCGCTGCTGTTTATGTTGGCGGTGTGGTCGCTGCTGATGTTGTGGGCCGGTTTGTTCCGTTTGATTCAGGTCGATTTTTTTCATGAGCTGTTTACCGCCCGCTGGTTTTATTACCCCATCCTGTCAATGGCGCTGGGGTTTGGCGTGGTGATGTTTCGCGAGCATGTGCACTTCATCGATACTGTGATCGGCTTGCAGCAATCCATGATCCGGTTTTTGCTGGTATTGCTGGTGGTTATCGCCTTGCTGTTTCTGGTGTCGCTGCCCTTTACCGGTCTGGGCGTGCTGTGGGAAACCGGGCGCGGCAGTACGCTGATTTTATGGATGCAGGCCTTTTTGCTGTTGTTCGTTAACGCGGTTTATCGTGAACAGGATGCCAGGCCTGTATATCCGGTGTGGTTGCATTGGCTGGTGGCGCTGGGCGTATTGTCGCTACCGGTTTACAGTGTCATTGCCTCTTACGGTTTATGGCTGCGGGTAGATCAGTACGGCTGGAGCCTGGCGCGTTGTACCGGCGCGTTAATCTGGTTGCTGCTGACGGTTTTCTCAGTGGCTTATTGCTTGCTGTTGTTGCGTTACCGCGAGCGCTATTTGCAAGCGCTGGCACCGGTTAACCAGGCGCTGGCCTGGGTGGTTCTGGCGGCGATGCTGTTGATCAACTCGCCGTTGCTGGATTTTCGCAAAATTTCTGCCGACAGCCAGCTGGCCCGTTTACAAAGCGGGGAGCAAAAACTGGATGAGGCTGATTTTTATTATTTCCGCTACTCGCTGGAAAAACCCGGTTACGACGCGCTGATGACCTTCAAGGCGTCGCTGCGTGAAGACCAGGCGGATATCGCGATGCGGATTGACCGCCTTTACAGCGAGGGTGAATTTGACCCGGCTCTGAAAGCGGTGGTCAGTGATGCCTTTTTTGCCAGCTTGCAGCAGCAACCGGAAGCACCGCTACCGGAGGGGCTGAAAGCCGCGATTGGTGATTGGCTGAACATCGGCGTATTGCGCCAGACGCAATTCAAGGGCGCCTTCCTGCACCAAATGGATGTGAATGGTGATGGCGAAGATGATTACGTGCTGGACGCGAGGGCCAAAGAAGACTGGCGGGAAACCGCTGTGTTTTATCGCTCTGGCGATAGCTGGCAGGTGCAGCAATACCGTTTTCAACAGCGGGATGAATCAGCAGCGGATGATGAGACGGGCGTAGTCCTGCTCAAGCCGCAGTGGCCGCTATTGAAAATTGGTCAGCGTATTCTGCAAACCGATAGTAATTGGCCGAGCGAGCTCGTTGCTGAACCCGCAGAGCCAACGCCCTGA
- the cysQ gene encoding 3'(2'),5'-bisphosphate nucleotidase CysQ encodes MAETMDYRFRDEFLLMALVALAREAGDRILEVYQTMTDADIAFKSDDSPVTAADIAAHHCLADALPGILAIPLISEEGEIPALAERLQWRRYWLIDPLDGTREFITRNGEFTVNIALIEDGKPVLGVVHVPVHKVTYAAINLPDENQVVALKIDGDSSPVVIHGRSLTGPNAAQLPLALLASHRHERADLQPIIEPIEAQWPAGVNVEHAGSSLKFCWLAEGRADLYPRHGLTSEWDTAASQAVLEAAGGAIVEAVAMHLGEWQPLAYNNRESLLNPFFYAVADRHFDWSALLQTIPVASAYND; translated from the coding sequence ATGGCTGAAACGATGGATTACCGCTTTCGCGATGAGTTCTTGCTGATGGCGCTGGTGGCACTCGCCCGCGAAGCCGGTGACCGCATTCTTGAGGTTTACCAGACCATGACCGATGCTGACATCGCCTTTAAAAGTGATGACTCACCGGTCACCGCCGCTGACATAGCCGCGCACCATTGTCTGGCCGATGCGTTGCCAGGCATTCTCGCCATCCCGCTGATTTCCGAAGAAGGGGAAATTCCCGCGCTGGCCGAGCGGCTGCAATGGCGGCGCTACTGGCTGATTGACCCGCTCGACGGCACCCGTGAATTTATCACCCGCAACGGTGAGTTCACCGTCAATATCGCCCTGATAGAAGACGGCAAACCGGTGCTGGGGGTGGTGCATGTGCCGGTGCATAAGGTCACTTATGCGGCGATTAATTTGCCTGATGAAAATCAGGTGGTGGCGCTGAAAATAGACGGCGATTCTTCGCCCGTGGTGATTCACGGGCGCTCGCTTACCGGGCCGAACGCCGCGCAATTACCCTTGGCGCTGCTGGCCAGCCACCGTCATGAGCGTGCCGATTTGCAGCCGATCATTGAACCGATAGAAGCGCAATGGCCGGCCGGTGTAAACGTAGAGCATGCCGGCAGCTCGCTGAAATTTTGCTGGCTGGCGGAAGGCCGGGCAGATTTATATCCGCGCCACGGTTTGACCTCCGAATGGGATACCGCCGCTTCCCAGGCGGTGCTTGAAGCAGCAGGCGGGGCAATTGTTGAAGCCGTTGCGATGCATTTGGGCGAATGGCAGCCGCTCGCTTACAACAACCGTGAATCTTTATTAAACCCGTTTTTTTATGCGGTGGCGGATCGCCATTTTGACTGGTCTGCGTTGTTGCAGACCATTCCGGTGGCGAGCGCCTACAACGACTGA
- a CDS encoding GGDEF domain-containing protein: MFYLERLPCPILVTDCNGYVKHSNLDFKKLAGAAVAEDMNHYFPPASRIFLQTHAWPMLLKNGEFNELYLQLLAADEQHIPVMANARISEADGEREVLWLFFVAKDRQRFEAELLKARSQAQETAAQLAKANLALQHANAQLTEYAVEIRSEAEQFAQLSHTDPLTALGNRRALSQQVEQWVGASSAQALGSLLLIDVDFFKKINDNFGHNEGDRVLTELAKQLLKSVRTQDTVVRYGGEEFAIWSPLSDSDAATCIARRVHEQVAQIRLEGRQITVSIGFTTQSHQGQTAEHYLAQLLTEADAALYQAKAEGRNRSVCYR, encoded by the coding sequence ATGTTCTACCTTGAGCGTCTGCCCTGCCCGATTCTGGTCACCGACTGCAATGGCTATGTGAAGCACTCCAATCTCGACTTCAAGAAGTTGGCCGGCGCTGCAGTGGCCGAGGACATGAATCACTACTTTCCACCTGCCAGCCGCATTTTCCTGCAAACTCACGCCTGGCCCATGCTGCTCAAGAATGGCGAATTCAACGAGCTCTACCTGCAGTTACTGGCCGCCGACGAACAGCACATACCTGTAATGGCGAACGCTCGCATCAGCGAGGCCGATGGCGAGCGCGAAGTACTCTGGTTGTTTTTCGTCGCCAAGGATCGCCAGCGTTTCGAAGCCGAGCTGCTCAAGGCACGCAGCCAGGCTCAGGAAACTGCTGCACAACTGGCCAAGGCTAACCTGGCGCTGCAGCACGCCAACGCTCAATTGACCGAATATGCCGTCGAGATCAGGAGTGAGGCTGAGCAGTTTGCCCAACTCAGCCATACCGACCCGCTCACGGCCTTGGGCAACCGACGGGCGCTTTCCCAGCAGGTCGAACAGTGGGTCGGCGCGAGTAGCGCCCAGGCATTGGGTAGCCTGCTGCTGATCGACGTCGACTTCTTCAAGAAGATCAACGATAACTTCGGCCATAACGAAGGAGATCGTGTACTGACCGAATTGGCCAAACAACTGCTGAAAAGCGTGCGCACTCAGGATACCGTCGTGCGTTATGGCGGCGAAGAATTTGCCATCTGGTCGCCACTCTCGGATAGCGATGCCGCCACATGCATCGCCCGGCGCGTCCATGAACAGGTTGCGCAAATCCGCCTGGAGGGTCGCCAGATAACCGTCAGCATTGGCTTTACTACCCAATCGCATCAGGGGCAAACGGCGGAACATTACCTTGCACAGCTGCTCACAGAGGCAGACGCGGCACTGTACCAGGCAAAAGCCGAAGGACGCAATCGCAGCGTCTGCTATCGATAA
- a CDS encoding PA14 domain-containing protein produces MTAYLNKNTLLSVLMALVTLLIIYRITPVTVDPVLELVISKNRVGINSINQQRDITNTQKVMVDILNIAEQNRFKHPKLGELGYGTDFFVDVETTFTVKKAGSYHFLVGSDDGFKLIINDRPLCQFPGSRPLAVQTCAIDLTEGEHVFKLSYYQGFGNAGLKVEYRLAGNNSRYWVGQNSSFLRFH; encoded by the coding sequence ATGACTGCCTATCTGAATAAAAACACCTTGCTGTCGGTATTGATGGCGCTTGTCACCCTGCTGATTATTTACCGCATTACGCCGGTTACGGTTGATCCGGTGCTGGAGCTGGTGATCAGCAAAAACCGCGTTGGTATCAACAGCATTAACCAGCAACGCGACATCACTAACACTCAAAAAGTGATGGTCGATATTTTAAATATCGCCGAGCAAAACCGCTTCAAACATCCGAAACTGGGTGAGCTGGGTTACGGCACGGATTTTTTTGTCGATGTAGAAACGACCTTCACCGTTAAAAAAGCCGGCAGCTACCATTTTCTGGTGGGCAGCGATGACGGTTTCAAGCTGATTATTAACGACCGACCGCTATGCCAGTTTCCCGGTAGCCGACCACTCGCCGTACAAACCTGCGCGATTGACCTCACCGAAGGCGAACATGTATTCAAGCTGTCTTACTATCAGGGCTTCGGCAATGCCGGCCTGAAAGTGGAATATCGTCTGGCGGGTAATAATTCCCGTTACTGGGTTGGCCAGAACTCTTCTTTCCTGCGCTTTCATTAA